In Chiloscyllium punctatum isolate Juve2018m chromosome X, sChiPun1.3, whole genome shotgun sequence, the following are encoded in one genomic region:
- the mettl1 gene encoding tRNA (guanine-N(7)-)-methyltransferase, which translates to MAVSAPQKRFYRQRAHSNPMADHVFDYPVKPEEMDWSQHYPEYFKPRSENYHHDDEKDLIDEKKLKFQVEFADIGCGYGGLLVELSDLFPNSLILGLEIRVKVSDYVIDRIKSLRASNPGKYQNIACIRSNAMKYLPNFFKKGQLSKMFFLFPDPHFKKTKHKWRIISSTLLAEYAHVLRVGGLVYTITDVQEVHEWMVKHFTEHPLFEYVQLEKLKDDIIIDRLGVCTEEGKKVLRNGGQNFTAVFQRVEDKNQKLKIEEQKS; encoded by the exons ATGGCGGTATCTGCTCCTCAGAAACGTTTTTACCGGCAGCGTGCTCACTCCAATCCTATGGCGGATCATGTCTTCGatta CCCTGTAAAGCCTGAAGAGATGGACTGGTCCCAGCACTACCCTGAATATTTCAAACCACGCTCAGAAAATTACCATCACGATGATGAGAAAGATCTCATTGATGAAAAGAAATTGAAGTTCCAGGTGGAGTTTGCAGATATAGGCTGTGGATATGGAGGTTTACTAG TTGAGTTATCTGATCTATTTCCCAATTCATTGATTCTGGGTCTCGAAATCCGAGTGAAGGTATCTGACTATGTCATTGATCGCATCAAATCGCTAAGAGCTTCCAATCCTGGAAAGTACCAGAATATCGCGTGCATTAGAAGCAATGCCATGAAGTATTTACCAAACTTCTTCAAAAAAGGGCAG CTAAGTAAGATGTTTTTCCTCTTTCCGGATCCACATTTTAAAAAGACAAAACACAAATGGAGAATAATTAGCTCTACATTGCTGGCTGAATATGCTCATGTACTGCGTGTCGGG GGTTTGGTCTACACAATTACTGATGTGCAGGAAGTACATGAGTGGATGGTCAAACACTTCACGGAACACCCATTGTTTGAATACGTTCAACTAGAGAAACTG AAAGATGACATCATCATTGATCGCCTTGGTGTCTGCACAGAAGAAGGTAAAAAAGTATTAAGGAATGGAGGACAGAATTTTACTGCGGTATTTCAACGAGTTGAGGATAAAAACCAGAAGCTGAAAATTGAAGAGCAAAAGTCCTGA